The following proteins come from a genomic window of Dreissena polymorpha isolate Duluth1 chromosome 1, UMN_Dpol_1.0, whole genome shotgun sequence:
- the LOC127864347 gene encoding heat shock 70 kDa protein 12B-like isoform X3: MSVPASLLLQPDEQTVEAFGFNAEDKYSELSEENKCKWYYFKRFWIQINENKCLSLDTMIRDEREKGLKASAVISSLLKKVLEEFFLSPAISKADLTPTDMHLILTVPGTWNNDAKTLMKRAVRQTGVNLGNLSVVSETDAASVFCLRGDIFQEDIPKPNTRYILCDLKDERLDLTLHEVDTERKTKHLVTEHDCSLGLSIVNDAIEKFINSLAGCDVMTCLRMEHSEDYRSLMEDFVETLRHVNLASSKLSIRISESLLRTVEKMTSRSFQDQIKLSLINKGVKLLSCYKLRIDKLVYDSLFDAFIKGTAARIRTFITKHDHRINQILVVSQFVIPEPLQEGVRTALSDLKVVIPTEHSHAVLHGATMWGQQAL, translated from the exons ATGTCAG TTCCAGCAAGTTTACTGCTTCAGCCTGATGAACAAACAGTTGAAGCGTTTGGGTTTAATGCTGAAGATAAATACTCAGAATTGTCGGAGGAAAACAAGTGTAAATGGTATTACTTTAAACGGTTTTGGATACAGATTAATGAAAACAAG TGTCTATCTTTAGACACAATGATAAGAGATGAGAGAGAGAAGGGACTGAAAGCTTCGGCTGTGATTTCATCACTTCTAAAAAAAGTTCTTGAGGAATTCTTTTTATCGCCTGCGATAAGCAAAGCAGATTTGACGCCGACGGATATGCACTTGATTTTAACAGTGCCTGGTACTTGGAATAACGATGCAAAAACGCTGATGAAACGTGCAGTCCGACag ACTGGTGTAAACCTGGGAAACTTGAGCGTAGTTAGCGAAACCGATGCGGCATCCGTCTTTTGTTTACGTGGTGACATTTTCCAAGAGGATATTCCCAAGCCCAACACACGTTATATTCTTTGTGATTTAAAAG ACGAAAGATTGGACCTTACTTTGCACGAGGTGGACACCGAGAGGAAAACCAAGCATTTGGTTACTGAGCATGATTGTTCACTTGGCCTATCTATTGTTAATGATGCTATCGAAAAATTTATCAATTCCCTGGCTG GTTGTGATGTTATGACATGCCTAAGAATGGAGCATTCCGAAGATTATCGGAGTTTAATGGAAGATTTTGTGGAGACTCTTAGGCATGTTAATCTTGCATCGAGTAAATTATCGATCCGCATATCAGAATCGTTACTCAGAACCGTCGAAAAAATGACATCAAGATCTTTTCAGGATCAAATTAAATTGTCCTTGATCAATAAGGGGGTGAAACTGTTAAGCTGCTACAAATTACGGATCGACAAACTTGTGTACGATTCACTTTTTGATGCATTTATAAAAGGTACAGCTGCTCGGATACGGACATTTATAACAAAGCATGATCATAGGATTAATCAAATACTGGTGGTAAGTCAATTCGTTATACCTGAACCACTACAAGAAGGGGTTAGAACAGCTTTGTCAGACCTGAAAGTTGTAATCCCAACCGAGCATTCACATGCAGTTCTCCATGGTGCCACCATGTGGGGTCAACAGGCGCTTTGA
- the LOC127864347 gene encoding heat shock 70 kDa protein 12B-like isoform X1 — translation MSDTTEVTEVSMDAVQNASDDVDIYCEPCSTDRKSTLAKGFCVQCEEYICDTCIKHHRKFSMSRLHTVLDQSQMPTNYKKQEPQAAECIEPCIKHQKEIIKFFCKHHKVLGCSVCIMLEHRTCDVEYIPEVSINFRNANEYIATKKRLTDLIRHVEAMVQESCSKLDYVHEMFSLEIEEIKSFRLEVILFLETKERELLDNIHSLRQKNMNIINKVKSEAEQIGERLLEMNGSLDDEDANDVQLYMAAKDIKSQFDDLKNLVYNVGSKASFSEFCFKKDAATASILQSTVAFGRIEANDLSIWHQFRPKECLLTASINLGTTYTGMVYMLPATSFVGTLVFHQKGLVENVPASLLLQPDEQTVEAFGFNAEDKYSELSEENKCKWYYFKRFWIQINENKCLSLDTMIRDEREKGLKASAVISSLLKKVLEEFFLSPAISKADLTPTDMHLILTVPGTWNNDAKTLMKRAVRQTGVNLGNLSVVSETDAASVFCLRGDIFQEDIPKPNTRYILCDLKDERLDLTLHEVDTERKTKHLVTEHDCSLGLSIVNDAIEKFINSLAGCDVMTCLRMEHSEDYRSLMEDFVETLRHVNLASSKLSIRISESLLRTVEKMTSRSFQDQIKLSLINKGVKLLSCYKLRIDKLVYDSLFDAFIKGTAARIRTFITKHDHRINQILVVSQFVIPEPLQEGVRTALSDLKVVIPTEHSHAVLHGATMWGQQAL, via the exons ATGTCAG ACACTACCGAAGTGACGGAGGTATCGATGGATGCTGTGCAGAATGCGTCTGATGATGTCGATATATACTGCGAACCGTGTTCTACGGATAGAAAAAGCACTCTAGCTAAAGGGTTTTGCGTACAGTGTGAGGAATATATTTGcgatacatgtattaaacatcaTAGAAAGTTTTCGATGTCTCGTTTGCACACAGTTCTTGATCAATCCCAAATGCCGACGAACTACAAGAAACAAGAACCACAAGCTGCGGAATGCATTGAGCCTTGTATCAAACATCAGAAGGAAATCATCaagtttttttgtaaacatcataAAGTTCTTGGCTGTTCTGTTTGTATAATGCTTGAACATCGAACATGTGATGTCGAATATATTCCAGAAGTATCTATAAACTTCCGTAACGCCAACGAGTATATCGCAACAAAGAAAAGGTTAACAGATTTGATCAGGCATGTTGAAGCGATGGTCCAGGAATCGTGCAGTAAGCTGGATTATGTTCACGAAATGTTTTCGTTAGAAATCGAAGAAATAAAATCTTTTCGTTTGGaagtaattttatttttagaaaccaAAGAAAGAGAATTATTGGACAACATCCATTCACTTAGACAAAAGAACATGAACATAATTAACAAGGTTAAATCAGAGGCAGAACAAATCGGAGAACGCCTGCTTGAAATGAATGGGTCACTGGATGATGAAGATGCTAACGATGTTCAGCTGTACATGGCGGCAAAAGATATTAAATCACAGTTTGATGATCTGAAAAACCTAGTTTATAATGTCGGAAGCAAGGCAAGCTTCAGTGAATTTTGTTTCAAGAAGGACGCAGCAACGGCATCTATTTTACAGTCAACAGTTGCCTTTGGAAGAATTGAGGCTAATGACCTGAGTATTTGGCATCAGTTCCGTCCGAAAG AGTGTCTACTCACTGCTAGTATAAACCTGGGAACTACATACACTGGCATGGTCTATATGTTGCCGGCGACATCTTTTGTTGGTACTCTGGTTTTCCACCAAAAAGGGCTTGTTGAAAACG TTCCAGCAAGTTTACTGCTTCAGCCTGATGAACAAACAGTTGAAGCGTTTGGGTTTAATGCTGAAGATAAATACTCAGAATTGTCGGAGGAAAACAAGTGTAAATGGTATTACTTTAAACGGTTTTGGATACAGATTAATGAAAACAAG TGTCTATCTTTAGACACAATGATAAGAGATGAGAGAGAGAAGGGACTGAAAGCTTCGGCTGTGATTTCATCACTTCTAAAAAAAGTTCTTGAGGAATTCTTTTTATCGCCTGCGATAAGCAAAGCAGATTTGACGCCGACGGATATGCACTTGATTTTAACAGTGCCTGGTACTTGGAATAACGATGCAAAAACGCTGATGAAACGTGCAGTCCGACag ACTGGTGTAAACCTGGGAAACTTGAGCGTAGTTAGCGAAACCGATGCGGCATCCGTCTTTTGTTTACGTGGTGACATTTTCCAAGAGGATATTCCCAAGCCCAACACACGTTATATTCTTTGTGATTTAAAAG ACGAAAGATTGGACCTTACTTTGCACGAGGTGGACACCGAGAGGAAAACCAAGCATTTGGTTACTGAGCATGATTGTTCACTTGGCCTATCTATTGTTAATGATGCTATCGAAAAATTTATCAATTCCCTGGCTG GTTGTGATGTTATGACATGCCTAAGAATGGAGCATTCCGAAGATTATCGGAGTTTAATGGAAGATTTTGTGGAGACTCTTAGGCATGTTAATCTTGCATCGAGTAAATTATCGATCCGCATATCAGAATCGTTACTCAGAACCGTCGAAAAAATGACATCAAGATCTTTTCAGGATCAAATTAAATTGTCCTTGATCAATAAGGGGGTGAAACTGTTAAGCTGCTACAAATTACGGATCGACAAACTTGTGTACGATTCACTTTTTGATGCATTTATAAAAGGTACAGCTGCTCGGATACGGACATTTATAACAAAGCATGATCATAGGATTAATCAAATACTGGTGGTAAGTCAATTCGTTATACCTGAACCACTACAAGAAGGGGTTAGAACAGCTTTGTCAGACCTGAAAGTTGTAATCCCAACCGAGCATTCACATGCAGTTCTCCATGGTGCCACCATGTGGGGTCAACAGGCGCTTTGA
- the LOC127864347 gene encoding heat shock 70 kDa protein 12B-like isoform X2, producing MSECLLTASINLGTTYTGMVYMLPATSFVGTLVFHQKGLVENVPASLLLQPDEQTVEAFGFNAEDKYSELSEENKCKWYYFKRFWIQINENKCLSLDTMIRDEREKGLKASAVISSLLKKVLEEFFLSPAISKADLTPTDMHLILTVPGTWNNDAKTLMKRAVRQTGVNLGNLSVVSETDAASVFCLRGDIFQEDIPKPNTRYILCDLKDERLDLTLHEVDTERKTKHLVTEHDCSLGLSIVNDAIEKFINSLAGCDVMTCLRMEHSEDYRSLMEDFVETLRHVNLASSKLSIRISESLLRTVEKMTSRSFQDQIKLSLINKGVKLLSCYKLRIDKLVYDSLFDAFIKGTAARIRTFITKHDHRINQILVVSQFVIPEPLQEGVRTALSDLKVVIPTEHSHAVLHGATMWGQQAL from the exons ATGTCAG AGTGTCTACTCACTGCTAGTATAAACCTGGGAACTACATACACTGGCATGGTCTATATGTTGCCGGCGACATCTTTTGTTGGTACTCTGGTTTTCCACCAAAAAGGGCTTGTTGAAAACG TTCCAGCAAGTTTACTGCTTCAGCCTGATGAACAAACAGTTGAAGCGTTTGGGTTTAATGCTGAAGATAAATACTCAGAATTGTCGGAGGAAAACAAGTGTAAATGGTATTACTTTAAACGGTTTTGGATACAGATTAATGAAAACAAG TGTCTATCTTTAGACACAATGATAAGAGATGAGAGAGAGAAGGGACTGAAAGCTTCGGCTGTGATTTCATCACTTCTAAAAAAAGTTCTTGAGGAATTCTTTTTATCGCCTGCGATAAGCAAAGCAGATTTGACGCCGACGGATATGCACTTGATTTTAACAGTGCCTGGTACTTGGAATAACGATGCAAAAACGCTGATGAAACGTGCAGTCCGACag ACTGGTGTAAACCTGGGAAACTTGAGCGTAGTTAGCGAAACCGATGCGGCATCCGTCTTTTGTTTACGTGGTGACATTTTCCAAGAGGATATTCCCAAGCCCAACACACGTTATATTCTTTGTGATTTAAAAG ACGAAAGATTGGACCTTACTTTGCACGAGGTGGACACCGAGAGGAAAACCAAGCATTTGGTTACTGAGCATGATTGTTCACTTGGCCTATCTATTGTTAATGATGCTATCGAAAAATTTATCAATTCCCTGGCTG GTTGTGATGTTATGACATGCCTAAGAATGGAGCATTCCGAAGATTATCGGAGTTTAATGGAAGATTTTGTGGAGACTCTTAGGCATGTTAATCTTGCATCGAGTAAATTATCGATCCGCATATCAGAATCGTTACTCAGAACCGTCGAAAAAATGACATCAAGATCTTTTCAGGATCAAATTAAATTGTCCTTGATCAATAAGGGGGTGAAACTGTTAAGCTGCTACAAATTACGGATCGACAAACTTGTGTACGATTCACTTTTTGATGCATTTATAAAAGGTACAGCTGCTCGGATACGGACATTTATAACAAAGCATGATCATAGGATTAATCAAATACTGGTGGTAAGTCAATTCGTTATACCTGAACCACTACAAGAAGGGGTTAGAACAGCTTTGTCAGACCTGAAAGTTGTAATCCCAACCGAGCATTCACATGCAGTTCTCCATGGTGCCACCATGTGGGGTCAACAGGCGCTTTGA